Proteins from a genomic interval of Nostoc sp. TCL240-02:
- a CDS encoding translocation/assembly module TamB domain-containing protein, with amino-acid sequence MTKSPHQDIHSPSPIRKRLWLLVLSRGSIALSGLLLLGVVIGIWRLWTFVQTELTPLAQQSLTTTLNRPVKLGKVTQFSLTGVQFGASAIPATPTDPDRATVESVEVGFNLLQLIFNRHLKLDVTLVNPDIYIQQDEQGRWVSTSIASSGGGGAIKTDLDYLRFRNAKLALMPQERGREVGEAGEGISSASPASPVTFSQLNGSAQLLANNQLIRFEVGGQPDSGGNISIQGETRSKVLAGNFQVQAQDLLAADITRLIKLPVNLQAGRANGDLLIRLTPGQQTLLYGNAAVQGVTLQIPKVPQLLSNSQGNLRFQGTELQLNNVTTNYGKIPVVATGIIDTQAGFKLAGRVNAVSLANAQDTLKVKLPVPIAGQVQADLQITGSTKEPILSGTVATIQTARIDKVDFNSISSKFELVTSSSSSLITLKDIQGKAKIGGDITGAGTIQLGKTPRLDLNFAAKNVPGDAIAKVYETTPAFQIGNVSATAQLTGAPTNVQTLVQFQAPNGTYPGTGEVAIAPNRNVSFRNVALNVSGGTVRATGSYIDQRWQAVAVASRVRLEPFVDKSQLQNVSLADAQFNGRLILSGNTAPFKIATIRTDGAGVQIGGGTVAVSNVQLQDQSFSAQLVANGVRLGQILKQSPPALNNPLAGTFQIVGNRDNFSLKTLRGNGEGSLAIGGGKVTAKNIQVANGVYQAQVQAKNVPVQQLAKVPKQFQGALSGQFDVAGSVDSFKPQTIQASGQARVNVAGGTITASNIQLANGIYQAQVQANNVPVQQLAKVPPQFKGTLTGQANVAGSVESFQPKAIQANGQAQINVAGGTITAKNIQLANGVYQAQVQANNVPVQQLAEVPPQLRGTLTGQANVAGSVESFQPQTIQASGQGRLDVAGGTIAASNIQLANGRYQAVVNADGVELNRFNQQLRGQFGGQLQLAGNVGSSKLADVRAAGQVQLSQGIPGLEQPLTAAIAWSGERLTIERATAPGLSVTGNILANAKKAGIPEITALNLNVQAQNYNLKQLPINLPNQVAVAGRVDFNGQITGKLPLPNVVGQINLRDLVVQDIAFEPLLTGNIDSAQGRGLNLNLAGNRDHLAFNLDANNRPKSFLVKWQEASATGNVQGNDWALKVANFPLQILNLTPPPITRLGAGKIAGLLTGDLLFNQQTLATTGNLAIANPQIGRLKGDRLAAQFRYGNGKGTLTSSEFVKAKSSYALVGTFAQSPKGPQLQGKLNVNQGEIQDVLAVAQIFDLQNLPGGSPEIYGTAEDLTTTPQGAPNQPLFTQIQRFSEIATLVEEQEEQRLNSTPIPDLADLKGTFNGEVAVNTATANGLSVDFKLNGQNFAWGKKEERNRYYTADKAIAEGSFENGVLSLRPLRLESENRLIAFTGNVGGDEQSGQFRVNNFPVQLLNNFVKLPVGITGNLNGTAALAGSIANPQARGELQITDGLLNQKAIESARASFSYANGRLNFGSTVAVAGPKPVDITGSIPYKLPFASVAPDSEQISLDVKLENEGLGLLNALTNQVVFEKGEGEVDLKVRGTLQKPQVEGIANVNNATFSAQALPGKLRRVTGKVLFNFDSILVENLQGRFSRGKVEAAGEIPIFNNQNVSITNPLTVNLDQLALNLKGLYQGGASGNLQITGSALNPAIGGKVSLFDGQVLLAESTDTTSSANSSLGVSPTKDNKQSKAEIGNGKGNALAQGLPSGIARFNNLDLELGKNVQITRPPILNFRATGNLIVNGSINQPVPDGTIQLEQGGVNLFTTQFNLARGYKHTATFSPSEPRDPNLDIRLFAKVLDVTQSNDFGKVNSTGLSALESVRVEATINGLASKLNENLELTSSPSRSQTEIVALLGGGFVDTQGRGDSTLGLINIAGSAVFNNFQSAFNQIGSTFGLSELRIFPTVISENPEAGRSSSTLELAAEAGVDISTKISVSSIKILTTNDPFQWGVNYRINDEFRVRASTNLTDDSRAVVEYQTRF; translated from the coding sequence ATGACTAAATCTCCCCATCAAGATATTCACTCCCCCTCCCCTATCCGCAAGCGTCTGTGGTTACTGGTGTTGAGTCGGGGTAGTATTGCCTTGAGTGGACTTTTACTGTTAGGAGTTGTCATCGGTATTTGGCGGTTGTGGACTTTTGTCCAAACAGAGTTAACGCCGTTGGCACAACAAAGTCTGACTACTACACTCAACCGTCCGGTAAAACTGGGAAAAGTCACACAATTTTCGTTAACGGGAGTGCAGTTTGGGGCTTCGGCTATCCCAGCTACACCCACAGATCCAGATCGGGCGACAGTCGAATCTGTAGAGGTGGGTTTTAACCTGTTACAACTAATCTTTAACCGCCACCTAAAGCTAGATGTAACTTTAGTCAACCCAGATATTTACATTCAGCAGGATGAGCAAGGGCGCTGGGTTTCCACTAGCATCGCGTCGTCAGGTGGAGGCGGTGCAATTAAAACTGATTTGGACTACTTGCGATTTCGTAATGCCAAGCTGGCCTTGATGCCGCAGGAGAGAGGAAGGGAGGTAGGGGAAGCAGGGGAGGGAATATCTTCTGCGTCTCCTGCCTCTCCCGTAACATTTTCTCAACTTAACGGTTCTGCCCAACTTTTAGCAAACAACCAGTTAATCAGGTTTGAAGTGGGGGGGCAACCAGACAGTGGTGGCAATATTTCCATTCAGGGAGAGACACGTTCTAAGGTGCTAGCGGGCAACTTTCAAGTGCAAGCACAAGATTTACTGGCTGCGGATATTACTCGGTTGATTAAGTTACCAGTAAACTTACAGGCGGGTCGAGCCAATGGCGACTTGTTAATTCGGTTGACACCAGGGCAACAGACTTTATTATATGGAAATGCGGCTGTGCAAGGGGTAACACTTCAGATACCCAAAGTCCCGCAACTGTTGAGCAATAGCCAAGGAAACCTCCGTTTTCAGGGAACGGAGTTGCAGTTAAACAATGTTACTACCAACTACGGCAAAATTCCTGTAGTGGCTACGGGAATCATCGACACTCAAGCAGGTTTTAAGTTGGCAGGGCGGGTAAATGCGGTGAGTTTGGCTAATGCCCAGGATACCCTCAAGGTAAAACTACCTGTGCCGATCGCTGGACAAGTACAAGCAGATTTGCAGATTACCGGATCAACTAAAGAGCCAATTCTCTCAGGCACAGTTGCCACAATCCAAACTGCCCGCATTGATAAAGTTGATTTTAATAGCATCAGTAGTAAATTTGAGCTTGTTACTAGTTCTAGTTCCTCTTTAATTACCCTGAAAGATATTCAAGGTAAAGCCAAAATTGGTGGTGATATCACAGGCGCTGGCACAATTCAACTTGGTAAAACACCTCGACTGGATTTAAATTTTGCTGCCAAGAATGTTCCAGGGGATGCGATCGCCAAAGTTTATGAAACAACACCTGCGTTCCAAATCGGCAATGTCTCAGCTACAGCCCAATTAACTGGCGCTCCTACCAATGTCCAAACTTTGGTACAATTTCAAGCTCCTAATGGAACTTACCCCGGAACTGGTGAAGTTGCGATCGCTCCAAATCGTAACGTCTCTTTCCGCAATGTGGCTCTTAATGTCAGTGGTGGTACAGTCCGGGCAACTGGTAGTTATATTGATCAACGTTGGCAAGCTGTGGCTGTTGCCTCTAGGGTAAGATTAGAACCCTTTGTAGACAAAAGTCAACTGCAAAATGTCTCTTTGGCGGACGCACAATTCAATGGTCGTCTCATCCTCTCAGGAAACACCGCACCATTTAAAATTGCCACGATTCGCACTGATGGCGCAGGAGTTCAAATTGGTGGCGGCACAGTTGCAGTTTCTAATGTCCAACTGCAAGACCAAAGCTTCTCTGCTCAACTTGTAGCTAATGGTGTGCGATTAGGGCAAATTTTGAAACAGTCTCCCCCAGCTTTAAATAATCCTTTGGCGGGTACGTTCCAAATCGTAGGTAACAGAGATAACTTCAGCTTGAAAACGCTCCGTGGCAATGGTGAGGGTAGCCTTGCTATTGGCGGTGGTAAAGTTACAGCTAAAAATATCCAAGTGGCTAATGGTGTCTATCAGGCGCAAGTTCAGGCTAAGAATGTACCTGTGCAGCAATTGGCAAAAGTACCAAAGCAGTTTCAAGGGGCGTTAAGTGGTCAGTTTGACGTAGCGGGTTCTGTTGATTCTTTTAAACCGCAAACTATTCAAGCCAGTGGTCAGGCGCGGGTAAATGTTGCGGGTGGAACTATTACGGCCTCTAATATCCAACTTGCTAATGGTATCTATCAGGCGCAAGTTCAAGCGAATAATGTACCTGTGCAGCAATTGGCAAAAGTACCACCGCAATTTAAAGGGACGTTAACTGGTCAAGCAAATGTAGCGGGTTCTGTTGAATCCTTCCAACCTAAAGCTATCCAAGCCAACGGTCAGGCGCAGATAAATGTTGCAGGTGGGACGATTACAGCTAAAAATATCCAACTTGCTAATGGTGTATACCAGGCACAAGTTCAGGCAAATAATGTTCCCGTACAGCAATTGGCAGAAGTACCACCGCAGCTACGAGGGACGTTAACTGGTCAAGCAAACGTGGCGGGTTCTGTTGAGTCCTTCCAACCACAAACTATCCAAGCCAGTGGTCAAGGACGGCTGGATGTTGCAGGTGGAACGATCGCAGCTTCTAATATCCAATTGGCTAATGGTCGCTATCAAGCTGTAGTTAATGCTGACGGTGTGGAATTAAATCGGTTCAATCAGCAATTGCGGGGTCAATTTGGCGGTCAGTTACAATTAGCTGGCAATGTTGGATCGTCCAAATTAGCGGATGTGCGTGCTGCTGGACAGGTGCAATTATCCCAAGGTATCCCTGGTCTTGAGCAACCCCTGACAGCTGCGATCGCTTGGAGTGGTGAAAGGCTGACCATTGAGCGAGCAACTGCTCCCGGTTTAAGTGTGACTGGTAATATATTAGCCAATGCAAAAAAGGCAGGCATACCGGAAATTACGGCATTAAATCTCAACGTCCAAGCGCAGAATTACAACTTAAAACAGTTACCGATTAATCTTCCTAATCAGGTTGCTGTGGCGGGTAGAGTCGATTTTAATGGACAAATTACTGGTAAGCTGCCCTTGCCAAATGTGGTAGGACAAATTAATTTACGAGACTTAGTTGTTCAAGATATTGCTTTTGAGCCGTTGTTGACTGGAAACATTGATTCAGCCCAGGGACGCGGTTTAAATTTGAACTTGGCGGGTAATCGCGATCACTTGGCGTTTAATTTAGATGCCAATAATCGCCCGAAATCCTTCTTAGTAAAATGGCAGGAAGCATCAGCCACAGGTAACGTTCAAGGGAATGATTGGGCGCTCAAAGTTGCAAATTTCCCCTTACAAATATTGAATTTGACACCGCCACCCATTACTCGACTGGGTGCTGGTAAGATAGCTGGGTTGTTAACTGGGGATTTGCTGTTTAATCAGCAGACATTGGCAACAACGGGAAATTTAGCGATCGCTAATCCGCAGATTGGCCGACTTAAAGGCGATCGTTTAGCTGCTCAATTCCGCTACGGTAACGGGAAAGGCACACTCACCAGTAGTGAATTTGTCAAAGCTAAAAGTAGCTACGCCCTTGTTGGTACTTTTGCCCAAAGTCCTAAAGGCCCTCAACTACAAGGTAAACTGAACGTCAACCAGGGAGAGATCCAAGATGTTCTGGCTGTAGCACAGATATTTGATTTACAAAATTTACCAGGTGGTTCACCAGAAATCTACGGCACAGCAGAGGATCTAACCACCACCCCCCAAGGAGCGCCAAATCAACCCTTATTCACCCAAATCCAACGGTTTTCTGAAATTGCAACTTTGGTAGAAGAACAGGAAGAACAGCGACTTAATTCCACTCCAATACCAGATTTAGCAGACTTAAAGGGGACTTTCAACGGCGAAGTGGCTGTGAATACAGCTACAGCCAATGGATTATCAGTAGATTTTAAGTTGAATGGACAAAACTTTGCCTGGGGTAAAAAGGAAGAACGAAATCGTTATTATACTGCCGATAAAGCGATCGCTGAGGGCAGCTTTGAGAACGGTGTTTTGAGTTTGCGACCTTTACGGCTTGAATCTGAAAATAGGCTGATTGCCTTTACGGGTAATGTTGGTGGTGATGAACAATCTGGACAGTTCCGGGTGAATAATTTTCCGGTGCAACTACTGAATAATTTTGTAAAACTGCCAGTTGGAATTACAGGGAATCTTAATGGTACAGCAGCTTTAGCAGGCAGCATTGCTAACCCCCAAGCTAGAGGGGAATTGCAAATTACAGACGGATTATTGAATCAGAAAGCAATAGAATCAGCAAGGGCAAGTTTCAGCTATGCCAACGGACGCTTAAACTTTGGTAGTACTGTAGCAGTTGCAGGGCCAAAACCTGTTGATATCACTGGCAGTATCCCTTATAAATTGCCTTTTGCTTCGGTAGCACCAGACAGTGAGCAAATCAGTTTGGATGTGAAGTTAGAAAACGAGGGATTGGGACTGTTAAACGCATTGACTAATCAAGTGGTTTTTGAAAAAGGTGAAGGAGAAGTAGACCTTAAGGTACGCGGAACATTGCAAAAACCCCAAGTAGAGGGAATTGCTAATGTTAATAATGCTACTTTTTCAGCCCAGGCATTGCCAGGTAAGCTGAGACGTGTCACAGGTAAAGTGCTGTTCAATTTTGACAGCATCTTAGTAGAAAATCTTCAGGGTAGATTTAGCCGTGGGAAGGTGGAAGCTGCTGGAGAAATTCCCATTTTCAACAATCAGAACGTGAGTATCACCAATCCCCTAACCGTTAATCTAGATCAGCTAGCCTTAAATCTCAAGGGACTTTACCAAGGAGGCGCTAGCGGCAATTTGCAGATTACTGGTTCTGCCCTTAACCCGGCGATTGGCGGTAAAGTAAGTTTATTTGACGGTCAGGTATTGCTGGCAGAATCTACCGATACGACTTCATCTGCAAATAGTAGTCTCGGTGTATCACCCACAAAAGATAATAAGCAGAGTAAAGCTGAAATTGGGAATGGCAAGGGAAATGCGTTGGCTCAAGGCTTGCCGTCAGGTATCGCTAGATTTAATAATCTAGATTTAGAACTCGGTAAAAATGTCCAAATTACCCGTCCCCCTATTCTCAACTTCCGCGCCACTGGTAATCTCATCGTTAACGGCTCGATCAATCAGCCCGTACCCGATGGTACTATCCAGTTAGAACAAGGAGGGGTGAATTTATTTACTACCCAATTTAATCTTGCTCGTGGCTATAAACACACCGCAACTTTTAGTCCCTCTGAACCCCGCGACCCCAACTTAGATATTCGCCTATTTGCCAAAGTTCTGGATGTAACTCAAAGTAATGACTTCGGTAAAGTAAATTCCACAGGTTTATCAGCCTTAGAGAGTGTTCGAGTCGAGGCCACTATCAACGGTCTAGCCAGCAAACTCAATGAAAATCTAGAATTAACAAGCAGTCCGTCACGTAGTCAAACCGAAATTGTTGCTCTTTTAGGAGGTGGATTTGTAGACACCCAAGGACGTGGTGACAGTACTTTGGGACTGATCAACATCGCAGGTTCGGCTGTGTTCAATAATTTTCAGTCTGCTTTTAACCAGATTGGGAGTACCTTTGGTTTAAGTGAACTGCGGATATTCCCTACCGTTATTTCTGAGAATCCCGAAGCTGGTAGGAGCAGTTCAACTTTGGAATTAGCAGCCGAGGCTGGGGTCGATATTTCTACCAAAATATCTGTTTCCAGTATTAAGATTTTGACAACAAATGATCCCTTCCAATGGGGTGTTAATTACCGGATAAACGATGAATTTCGTGTGCGTGCTTCCACTAATTTAACTGATGATAGTCGTGCAGTAGTGGAGTATCAAACGCGGTTTTAA
- a CDS encoding DUF3110 domain-containing protein, giving the protein MITPMRVFVLIFNARTENEGIHTIREGARNKILMFESEDDATRFALMLEAQDFPAPTPEPIDAEEIKEFCESAGYEWEIIPENSNLVVTPPELNVEQTDWQANAQKEDTVEDSFPLNQQPLEEPELSDSELEKMRRKLEGLL; this is encoded by the coding sequence ATGATTACACCAATGCGTGTTTTTGTGTTGATTTTTAATGCTCGAACGGAGAATGAGGGGATTCACACGATTCGGGAAGGCGCTCGCAATAAAATTCTGATGTTCGAGTCAGAAGACGATGCCACGCGCTTTGCCCTAATGTTGGAAGCTCAGGATTTCCCCGCACCGACACCAGAGCCAATCGATGCTGAGGAAATCAAGGAATTTTGCGAAAGTGCTGGGTATGAATGGGAAATAATCCCAGAAAACAGCAATTTAGTTGTCACTCCCCCAGAACTGAACGTAGAACAAACTGACTGGCAAGCAAATGCCCAGAAGGAGGATACTGTTGAAGACAGCTTCCCTCTCAATCAACAACCACTAGAAGAACCAGAATTATCTGATTCTGAACTAGAGAAGATGCGTCGCAAATTGGAAGGATTGCTTTAA
- the murQ gene encoding N-acetylmuramic acid 6-phosphate etherase, whose translation MTNLQERGHLLTELVNPNSLNLDQLSSLELVELFNSEDQKAVAAVAAAKVQLAEAIDSTAERLRHGGRLFYIGAGTSGRLGVLDAAECPPTFCTPPELVQGIIAGGAGALVRSSEDLEDSIEDGEAAIAGRHITQLDVVVGITAGGTTPYVHGAIHAARQRGASTIFIACVPAEQVSIDADIDIRLLTGPEIIAGSTRLKAGTVTKLALNMLSTGVMVKLGKVYGNRMVDVAVTNQKLRDRALRILQDFTGLSREAAGFLLERSGKWVKLALLMHWTGLEKEDSDRLLSEHQSNLRAAVMSYQNHNQS comes from the coding sequence ATGACAAACTTGCAAGAACGTGGGCATCTTTTAACCGAGCTGGTAAATCCTAACAGTCTTAACTTAGACCAGCTCAGTTCTCTGGAATTGGTAGAACTGTTTAATAGTGAGGATCAAAAAGCAGTTGCGGCGGTTGCAGCTGCGAAAGTTCAGTTGGCTGAAGCGATTGATAGCACCGCAGAGCGTTTGCGTCACGGAGGACGCTTATTTTACATTGGTGCGGGCACAAGTGGTAGGTTAGGGGTGCTAGATGCTGCTGAGTGTCCACCTACTTTTTGTACGCCCCCAGAGTTGGTACAGGGGATTATTGCTGGTGGTGCAGGTGCGCTGGTACGCAGTTCGGAGGATTTAGAAGATAGCATCGAAGATGGTGAAGCTGCGATCGCTGGGCGACACATTACCCAGCTAGATGTAGTCGTCGGTATTACTGCTGGTGGGACAACACCTTATGTCCACGGGGCCATTCATGCGGCTCGTCAACGGGGAGCCAGTACTATTTTTATCGCCTGTGTTCCGGCTGAACAAGTTAGCATTGATGCCGATATTGACATTCGCCTATTGACAGGGCCAGAAATCATCGCCGGTTCAACTCGCCTGAAAGCTGGTACAGTCACGAAGTTAGCTTTAAATATGCTTTCCACAGGAGTAATGGTTAAACTAGGTAAGGTTTATGGTAATCGTATGGTGGATGTGGCAGTAACAAATCAAAAGTTACGCGATCGCGCTTTACGAATATTGCAAGACTTCACAGGCTTAAGTCGGGAAGCTGCTGGTTTTTTATTAGAACGTAGTGGCAAGTGGGTTAAACTGGCATTATTAATGCACTGGACTGGTTTGGAAAAAGAGGATAGCGATCGGCTTCTTTCAGAACACCAAAGTAATCTTAGGGCAGCTGTTATGAGCTATCAAAACCACAACCAATCTTAA
- a CDS encoding response regulator, producing the protein MTHSELILSNNLVNEFKTCTQLQYNGKLNIKSSKGGQWTFYYRLGRIVWATGGTHPFRRWRRHMAQNCPQIDVDKLLLRSQDVSIDYWDYRLLEIFYKKQKIQREQIQSIAENTIAELLFDLALQGNFASITCNRSQEVILETPMSFTSAEMSVKHMQDSWKTWSAAGLANFSPNLAPVLRRPEQLQQMVSLSVYKNFLNLINGKFTLLDLAVKMKQSVLPLTRSLLPYILKGIIELVEVPDMPLVGIETNNKPPTTQPKKPNAPLVACVDDSPQVCKMLEDIITSNGLRFIKIQDAVQALPTLIQDKPDLIFLDLIMPVASGYEICTQLRRISAFANTPVIILTGSDGLLDRVRAKVVGSTDFITKPVAPDKVMSIIRKYLPTLSVPIEKSKANV; encoded by the coding sequence ATGACCCACTCGGAACTTATTCTTTCAAATAATTTAGTTAATGAATTTAAAACTTGTACTCAACTGCAATATAATGGCAAATTAAATATTAAAAGTTCAAAGGGTGGCCAATGGACTTTTTATTATCGCCTGGGACGTATTGTTTGGGCAACAGGAGGTACTCATCCCTTCCGGCGTTGGCGTAGACACATGGCTCAAAACTGTCCTCAGATTGATGTTGATAAATTGCTGTTGCGTTCACAAGACGTATCAATAGATTACTGGGATTACCGCCTTTTAGAAATCTTTTATAAAAAACAGAAAATTCAGAGAGAACAGATTCAGTCTATTGCCGAAAACACCATAGCAGAATTACTATTTGACTTAGCATTGCAAGGAAATTTTGCTTCTATAACTTGCAATCGCAGCCAAGAAGTTATCCTCGAAACACCAATGAGCTTTACGAGTGCAGAAATGTCTGTAAAGCATATGCAAGATTCATGGAAAACTTGGTCAGCCGCTGGTTTAGCAAATTTTTCTCCTAATTTAGCACCGGTTTTGCGGCGACCAGAACAACTCCAGCAGATGGTAAGTCTATCTGTCTACAAAAACTTTTTGAATTTAATCAATGGCAAATTCACTCTCTTAGATTTAGCTGTGAAAATGAAGCAGAGTGTACTACCACTCACCCGTTCGTTGCTTCCTTATATCCTTAAAGGAATCATCGAATTGGTAGAAGTACCTGATATGCCGTTAGTAGGGATTGAGACTAATAATAAGCCTCCCACTACACAACCAAAGAAACCGAATGCTCCATTAGTGGCCTGCGTAGATGATAGCCCTCAAGTCTGTAAAATGCTAGAGGATATCATTACTTCCAATGGACTAAGGTTTATTAAAATTCAAGACGCTGTACAAGCACTCCCAACTCTGATTCAAGATAAACCAGACCTAATTTTCTTGGATTTGATTATGCCAGTTGCCAGTGGTTATGAAATCTGCACTCAGTTGCGGCGAATATCAGCCTTTGCCAATACACCAGTGATTATATTAACAGGCAGTGATGGTCTTTTAGATAGAGTTCGTGCCAAAGTAGTTGGTTCTACAGATTTTATTACTAAACCCGTAGCGCCTGACAAGGTAATGAGTATAATACGTAAATATTTACCTACATTGAGTGTTCCCATTGAGAAGAGTAAAGCCAATGTATAG
- a CDS encoding response regulator transcription factor, producing the protein MNTILVVEDGLTDMEIISRYLQQAGYSVISATSSEEAQDKIDKNKPDLIFLDVILPGKSGFEICRELKNNPNTSKIPVVFCSTKNSDVDKIWGNMLGADGYLSKPIDREELVVILKRLIH; encoded by the coding sequence ATGAATACTATTTTAGTTGTTGAAGATGGCTTAACAGATATGGAAATAATCAGCCGTTACTTGCAACAGGCAGGTTATTCTGTAATTAGTGCCACCAGCAGCGAAGAGGCTCAAGACAAAATAGACAAAAACAAGCCAGACCTCATATTTCTGGATGTAATTTTACCAGGAAAAAGTGGCTTTGAAATTTGCCGAGAACTGAAAAATAATCCCAATACTAGCAAAATACCTGTGGTCTTTTGCTCTACCAAAAATAGTGATGTAGATAAAATTTGGGGTAATATGTTGGGCGCTGATGGTTATTTATCGAAACCAATCGATCGAGAGGAATTAGTGGTGATTTTAAAGCGATTAATTCATTAA
- a CDS encoding chemotaxis protein CheW, whose product METKEKFLSFNLGVKDTAVIRLQHITEVLQVSLPEICGVPQMSSSVLGIYNWRGEMLWLVDLEAMLGYPPISQGANLISRMMAIVLENNGKYLGLLVKQLIDIEWLDIQEMKPPSTELFYPKISPFLQGYFINDSEDMIFNLDAITIIQAPIWKIHN is encoded by the coding sequence TTGGAAACTAAGGAAAAGTTTTTAAGTTTTAATTTGGGAGTAAAAGATACAGCTGTTATTCGGTTACAACACATCACAGAAGTTTTACAAGTATCATTACCTGAAATATGTGGTGTTCCACAGATGTCTAGTAGCGTATTGGGTATTTACAACTGGCGTGGTGAGATGCTTTGGTTAGTAGATTTAGAGGCAATGTTAGGTTATCCACCAATTTCCCAAGGAGCAAACTTAATTTCACGAATGATGGCGATTGTTTTAGAAAACAATGGTAAGTATTTAGGACTATTGGTGAAACAGTTGATAGATATTGAATGGCTTGATATTCAGGAAATGAAACCTCCAAGTACTGAACTATTTTATCCTAAAATATCACCTTTTTTGCAGGGATACTTTATTAATGATTCCGAGGATATGATTTTTAATTTGGATGCTATAACGATTATCCAAGCTCCCATCTGGAAAATTCATAATTGA